Within the Paenibacillus sp. AN1007 genome, the region TTTGCGAAAGTGACGTCCACGGACCGTTTCGGACAACCGTGAAGCGGCTTTGGAGGTCTTGGCAAAGATCATGGCTCCTCCAACGGGACGATCCAGACGATGTACCAGACCCAGATACACATTACCAGGTTTGTTATAACGTTCCTTCAGGTCCTGTTTCAGGAGCGTCAACAGATCGGGATCACCAGATGCATCTTCCTGTGTCGGAACATTCACCGGCTTGGTAATACCTAACAGATGGTTATCTTCGAAAAGAATCTCGATGTCTCCGCCCTCATGAACGAAATCGGCCATAATCAGGACTCCCAGCGGCCCAAAATACCGCACGGCAGATCCAGACCGCTGCGGGTAATCGGCAATCCGATCTCTCCCGCTGTGATCTGTCCGCCATACTTGGCAGACATCGTCATGGTGAGCATATTGCGCAGCACGGTAGAGGAGATGCCGGTCGTATACGAATTCACAAGCATAAACAGCGGGTTGTCCGACAGGATTGTCATACACGACTTGATGAATGGATACAGATTCTCCTCCAGCTTCCATGTTTCACCGTTCGGACCGCGCCCATAGGATGGAGGGTCCATAATAATTGCATCGTATTTGTTGCCGCGGCGCTGTTCACGCTGCACGAATTTGAACACATCGTCCGTGATGAAACGAACAGGACGATCCGCCAGTCCAGACAGCTGCACATTTTCTTTGGCCCACTGTACCATGCCCTTGGCAGCATCGCAGTGTACTACGGAAGCGCCGGCGTATGCTGCTGCAACTGTTGCTCCACCGGTGTAGGCGAACAGGTTCAGCACAGAAATGGGGCGGCCTGCATTCGCTATTTTATCCATCATCCAGCTCCAGTTAGCCGCTTGTTCAGGGAACAATCCTGTATGTTTAAAGCTGGTCGGTTTAATGTGGAATTTCAAGTTTTCGTATCCGATCGTCCAGCGCTCAGGAATCGGTTTTTTCATATCCCAACTGCCGCCGCCGGAAGAGCTGCGGTGGTAATGGCCATGAGCTTGACGCCACTCATGAGTTTCTTGTTCAAGCGGCCAGATAATCTGTGGGTCGGGTCTGCGTAAGATGACATCTCCCCAACGCTCCAGCTTCTCGCCGCCTCCAGTATCAATCACTTCATAGTCTTTCCAGTTCTTTGCTACGTACATAGTGGTTTATCCATCCTTCAAATTTCATTTGGATACTATTGTACAACAAAAAAGGGGCTGTACGCCAGCTGACCTACCGTCAATCAAGCCTATGCTGACGAATTTCGACAGAAAATAGAAGAGGGGGGATTAAAAATTAATTTGACAATGATAATCATTATCACTTATGATTTTGATAATCCGATATTGAATCAATTCCGGAGCATATTCCGGGAACACATATGAACATAACGAAATTATGAAATGAGGGACGATAGATGGCAAAATGGTTAGTGGCTTATGCCAGCATGACAGGAAATACGGAAGAGATTGCTGAACTGATTGTAGAAGGCATTTCACAGGACGGTCATGAAGTTGACTTGAAGTCCGTAACTGACTGCAATGCTGCGGATGTATTAGATTATGATGGATTCATGATTGGTGTATATACCTGGGGAGACGGCGAGCTGCCGGATGAATTTCTGGATTTCTACGAAGAACTGGATGAGCTTGATCTGAACGGAAAAAGAGCGGCAGTCTTCGGAAGCGGAGATACATCCTATGAGCAGTTCTGTGCAGCTGTTGATCTCACAGCCGAGAAGCTGCGGGAACGTGGGGCGGAAGTATCACCTGAGACGCTGAAAATTGAATACAGTCCGCTGGAGCAGGAGAAAGAAACATGCCAGGATTTTGGCAGACGTTTTGCTGCTGCCGGTGTGCAGGTGTCCTGATCGAAATGCTGCAGCGTGATTTTCATGCATCCATGACTGCGGGGAGCAGTGAGCTTCACGGACGCTTGCTTGAAGACTACAAGCTCGAAGAGATGCTGCGAAGCCCGCACCGGTTCATCCGCCCTGAACCTTCGGCTGCGCAGCGCCCAGTGCTGGAGTGGCGACACCGTGTACAATATGCGGTGAGCCATGCCATTAATCATTTTTACAGTATGGACCTTGATGTGCGTAAAGAAATTCCAATTCAGTATGTGCTTGAGAAATGGTGGCCCAGAAAAACGGATGGATTTGATTCCGTTCTTCATTATTGGGATGTTAAACATAAAATGATCGATGAGCTGTCCCTTGCGATTGCGGCGAATGATGATCTGAAGCGGCCAGTGATTTTGTTTGAACAATGGAAAACCGAAGTACCTTCCTTACAAATGGCTTTATCGATTATCTTTCAAGCGGCCTGGCAGCCGGAAGGCTGGGACAAACTGCTTATTCAGAAATATATGGTGGTTCATGATGCCAATGTTGTGGAAGCCTTTCAGCATATGGTCAATGTGTTCTGCTGGGAAGCATTTGGCAGGCTGCCGGGAATGATTGAAATCTACTGCCTGATGGAAGGACGTAAGATCAGGTACATACCAGGCCGTCAATCGCTGCAGCGATCTATGGATTATATCCGTCTTATCCGGGACAGCATGCCTGAAGCCGAGAAGCAGGTATCTGAACACTTTACAGCGAAGGACAAAATCCGTGTACACGAAGAAGTGGATCGTTGGAGATCAGAAGGAGCAAAGCATCAGAAAACCTGGTTAATGTAACATTTGAGAAACGGAGACGCAGCGCTAATCCGGAGGAGGGAACACGGGTGACGTTATTAAGACAAGATGTTAGCGATGGTAAAAGAAGAGCAGGAACATGGGAGTTCAGCTCCATGCCTGTACCCCAAACAGTGATCAGACAGCTGCTGGATGAAGCAGACCCGTCTTTGTATGTTACGAGTCCGTCACCCTGGCGTTTTATGCTGTTCTCCGGTGAGGGCAGGCAGCTCTACATGGAGGCGGTCAGACAGAGCTATCCGCCGCATCTTGCGGACTGTCACGGAAGCTGGGCTGCATATCAATATACGGAAGCTATTCCGGCTCACCTCGTTGTGGTCGCCCCTGCGAATACGCAGGAGGATCACGTACTGCCCGCGAAGGCATGGAGCAAACGATTCTGTATTTTGGCTGCAGAACAGGGATTACATGCGGTATGGAAAACAAATGATTATCAGCAGCATCCGGTTTTTCTGAACCTGATGGGACTTACTGCCGATGAAAGAGTGCTGGGCGTATTTCATATCGGCTATGGAGACCATTCAGGTTTGCGTCACATCGAACCTGTCAGACCTGCATCTGAACTTATGACAGTATACGACCATCTGGTGTGAAGGGCAGCGAAAGATGTTAGACTTGCTGCCCTCACTACAAACTTACCGGATGGTGTAAATGCTACCGTACATGCTTCGCAAGAAAGTGGCGAACACGTTCCCGCTCGGATTGATCCTGCAGACTGGCTGTATATAAGCGATTTGAAACGGTGATGGTGTTGCCGAAGAAAAATCGTTCGAACTGAGTCTGTCTGCCTCCAAAAGATCCTGCACCAAGCTCCCAAATCAAGCGAAACAGTGCATTCCGTTCCTTAGATTCCATGTCTGAGCCTTTGAGATAGATGTTTAAAAAGTCAGCTGCACCCGATTGGAAATCCTCTTCTTGCGGAACCATGATCATGCCGCTGGAACTGAGCAGCTGCAGTATTTCAATCATCTCGGGATAAAGCTTCGGGTATAGAAGATTGGCGGCCATCAGCGGTTTGGGAGCCGGTAATAAAAATCCCCTGCCGTCGGATATGGCACCAGCTTCCGAAGCGAGAGCCAAAGCTTTTAATGATTCAAGACCCGCGAGAGCACGTGCTGTTTTCTCAACAACATGAGCTTCGCTTTTGAGATCAAGTGTATCCGTAAGCAGTTGAATGGCGCCGAGTACAAATTCAGTTTTGGCAATATAACGGCACAGCACCTGATGCCCGGCATGGATGTGGAAATTACTTTCGCTGAAGAGCGTTGAAGACATCTGTTCATCACCCGCAAAAAAAATACGGTCATGCGGTACAAGCACGTGGTCAAAGATGACGATATTGTCCATTTCTTCATACCTGGAGCTTAAGGGATAGTTGTAATTCGAGGCAGCGGCATAGGTGTCCCGACAGATTAAACTGATGCCGGGAAGATCATTCGGAACGGCAAAAGAGAAGGCAAACGGATTCTCATCATCAAAAGGTGCCGGAGAAGGGGAAGGATATACGAAAATTTCGTCCGAAGTAGCGGCCTGTGTCGCCATCATAAACGCACCGTTAATAATAAGCCCCTCATCTGTGCGATCCACGACTTTGGCGGCAATAGCTTCTTCCGTGGCATCCATCTGTCCTGAAATTTTGCTCGCATGCGGCTGGATGAAAGCGTGGGACAGTGTAATGTCATGGTCGCGGCAGTAAGCATAGTAATTTTTCAGATTGTCAGCATATTGGGGAGAGAGTTCGTTCAACAGATCAGCAGCTGTGTAAAAAGACATAATTGCCGTGTTCATGTAATCGGGCGAACGTCCCAGGAAACCGTGATGGGTCTGAGCCCATATGGTCATGGCTTCACGTCTTCGGCTAAGATCGCTGACTTGGGTTGGAGGCAGGAAAGACATCCCTACAGGTTTCCCATCTGCCGGCGATGCGTACGTCATCCGTTCTGTCAGCTGCGGATCGGACTGGAGGTCGTACATGTCCATCTGGGTTTTCATCAAGCCGGAAAAGGCGATGTGCTCCGAGCGTTTACCGGTAAGCAGTTCTCCTTTGTACCAGCAGGGAACGGTCTGTGCATTGATTCGTTCACAATACTGCATGCCAGTTTTAGCGGGCATTGTTCTTCACCTCTTAATTCATGGTTCATGAGCACATTTATTTCTATCCTTATACTACGTGAAGCTGCTCTCTAATGTGCTGATGACCAGATGGTGAAAATTTTGCATCCAGGGCTTGATAATAATTATCATTCTTGCTACAATAAACAAAGAAAAAGGAACCCTTTAGGGCTCCTCAGGTGAAGCAGTTAGCCATAGTTACTTTAATTACTTCTCTTACTTCACTTCAAATGTTTTGCAGTCTGTTTCAGCAGACTCACTTGCTTCTTTGGAAGCGTGGCTCACGATATAAATGGAAGATGCATTACATTTGTTTTCTTGAGCCCAATGACGACAGGAATTCACTTCACACAATACGTCTTTTGCCATGATTGTCAACCTCACTTTTAGTTGGATTTACATTCGTTGGTACAAAGAGATCCGGATGCGCAAGTTGCCGCTTGCTGATCTGGAAATTTTTTACGCTCTCATGAATTTAGAGGGCTTTTTTGCGTTATACACAACGATGCATCTTCAGAATAGCAAATTTCACCGTCCCATGCAACTAAACAGAGGCCGCGGAGACTGATTTATGCGAACAGGAAGGCAGCGCTTTGCAAAGAGGATGCTCTATGTTATTATTTAATAGTAAAATTTACGATTAAAACCAAAGGGATCACTGCCAATACATTATTTCATTGGAACGGATACATATTTTTATTGAAGGAGCTGCACATCCACATGAGCAAAATGAATAACTCAAGCCGCATCCCGCGCGCCAAGGGAATAGACATGGCCGCTTTTTACACACCAAAAGAATGCAGACGAAAAGCACAGCATATTGTCTTCTCGGCTGAGAATGAACGAATGATTGAAGAGTTCATTACAATTCTGGGCATGAAGGAGAAGTTCAGAGAACATGATATATCCACCCCTAATAAAATGGTCATGTTTGGCCCTCCGGGTACGGGGAAAACATTAACTGCTTCTTATCTGGCTCAGAGACTGGAGCTGCCGCTTGTGCTGGTCAGAATAGACGCACTCATTCACAGCCATCTGGGGGAAACAGGCAGCAATGTACGCAAATTGTTTGAATATGCGCGTCTTCATCCCTGTGTGCTGTTTCTTGACGAGTTTGATGCGATTGGCCGGACACGAGAAAGTAACGACGAAGTCAAAGAGATGGCCAGAGTTGTCAATACGCTGCTGCAGTGTTTGGATGAATTCGAAGGAGACAGCATCCTGGTCGCTGCCACGAATCTGGAGATACAGCTGGATCATGCCATCTGGCGCCGCTTTGATACCAAGATGACGTACGCGATGCCGGATGAAGACAGCCGCAGACTATATATCAGTAAACTGGTTGGAACATTTGAGCGGGAGAACAGCCTGGAGGATTACATCTCTACACGTCTGGCTGGCTGCAGCTATGCAGATGTGGAGCAGGTTGTGTTAAAAGCAAAGCGGAAAGCGATCATCGGCAGCTGCGCTCTGCACAAGCAGTTGATTACTGATGCGTACGAAGAGTATAGACCTCGAGTACTGGAAGGTTCTAATCAAGAAAGCCCGGCCTCCTTCTGAAAAGGAATACCGGGCTTTTTTTACTTCTATTCAGCTCCAGCAATACGGATCAAGCTTTGACAGGTGAGCGATAGGTTTTTTCCGGGATAACCACTTCCTGCCGGGAAGTCCAGCGTGGCAGACTTAATCTGAAAATACTTCCTTCAGGACCGCTGGATACTAGTGTTAACTCCCCGTCCTGTTCCTGAGCCAGAAGCCGGCTGTACGTTAAACCGAGACCCAAGCCGCGATTGCGGCGTTTTTTCAGCTCACCCCGATAAAATCGTTCAAAAATGTTAGCCTGATCCTCTAAGGAAATACCCGTTCCGTTGTCCTGCACATCAACATGCAGCATGTCATCTTCTGCAACCAGATGCATATGGAATACAGCTTGCTGCCCAGGAGCTGTGGCCTGCAGCCCGTTATTCAGCAGGTTAACTACAATCTGCTGGATACGGAGAGCATCTCCCATCACGTAAAGTGACCCCGGCGGGGCATGCAGCTGAACCTCCGGCATGTGTTCCTCATACGCAATCTTCCATTGGTATATGATTTCACCGACGAGAAGCTTCAGATCGGTCCGTTCCTTCCGGA harbors:
- a CDS encoding 4-hydroxyphenylacetate 3-hydroxylase N-terminal domain-containing protein, giving the protein MPAKTGMQYCERINAQTVPCWYKGELLTGKRSEHIAFSGLMKTQMDMYDLQSDPQLTERMTYASPADGKPVGMSFLPPTQVSDLSRRREAMTIWAQTHHGFLGRSPDYMNTAIMSFYTAADLLNELSPQYADNLKNYYAYCRDHDITLSHAFIQPHASKISGQMDATEEAIAAKVVDRTDEGLIINGAFMMATQAATSDEIFVYPSPSPAPFDDENPFAFSFAVPNDLPGISLICRDTYAAASNYNYPLSSRYEEMDNIVIFDHVLVPHDRIFFAGDEQMSSTLFSESNFHIHAGHQVLCRYIAKTEFVLGAIQLLTDTLDLKSEAHVVEKTARALAGLESLKALALASEAGAISDGRGFLLPAPKPLMAANLLYPKLYPEMIEILQLLSSSGMIMVPQEEDFQSGAADFLNIYLKGSDMESKERNALFRLIWELGAGSFGGRQTQFERFFFGNTITVSNRLYTASLQDQSERERVRHFLAKHVR
- a CDS encoding DUF1540 domain-containing protein; amino-acid sequence: MAKDVLCEVNSCRHWAQENKCNASSIYIVSHASKEASESAETDCKTFEVK
- a CDS encoding nitroreductase family protein; translation: MTLLRQDVSDGKRRAGTWEFSSMPVPQTVIRQLLDEADPSLYVTSPSPWRFMLFSGEGRQLYMEAVRQSYPPHLADCHGSWAAYQYTEAIPAHLVVVAPANTQEDHVLPAKAWSKRFCILAAEQGLHAVWKTNDYQQHPVFLNLMGLTADERVLGVFHIGYGDHSGLRHIEPVRPASELMTVYDHLV
- a CDS encoding ATP-binding protein is translated as MSKMNNSSRIPRAKGIDMAAFYTPKECRRKAQHIVFSAENERMIEEFITILGMKEKFREHDISTPNKMVMFGPPGTGKTLTASYLAQRLELPLVLVRIDALIHSHLGETGSNVRKLFEYARLHPCVLFLDEFDAIGRTRESNDEVKEMARVVNTLLQCLDEFEGDSILVAATNLEIQLDHAIWRRFDTKMTYAMPDEDSRRLYISKLVGTFERENSLEDYISTRLAGCSYADVEQVVLKAKRKAIIGSCALHKQLITDAYEEYRPRVLEGSNQESPASF
- a CDS encoding flavodoxin — encoded protein: MAKWLVAYASMTGNTEEIAELIVEGISQDGHEVDLKSVTDCNAADVLDYDGFMIGVYTWGDGELPDEFLDFYEELDELDLNGKRAAVFGSGDTSYEQFCAAVDLTAEKLRERGAEVSPETLKIEYSPLEQEKETCQDFGRRFAAAGVQVS
- a CDS encoding class I SAM-dependent methyltransferase, giving the protein MYVAKNWKDYEVIDTGGGEKLERWGDVILRRPDPQIIWPLEQETHEWRQAHGHYHRSSSGGGSWDMKKPIPERWTIGYENLKFHIKPTSFKHTGLFPEQAANWSWMMDKIANAGRPISVLNLFAYTGGATVAAAYAGASVVHCDAAKGMVQWAKENVQLSGLADRPVRFITDDVFKFVQREQRRGNKYDAIIMDPPSYGRGPNGETWKLEENLYPFIKSCMTILSDNPLFMLVNSYTTGISSTVLRNMLTMTMSAKYGGQITAGEIGLPITRSGLDLPCGILGRWES